A genome region from Solanum pennellii chromosome 12, SPENNV200 includes the following:
- the LOC107006346 gene encoding uncharacterized protein LOC107006346, whose translation MVEESHDGTIQVLKDRKEWNVEDKLAIQNNAKAKKILICGIGPDEYNRISSCQDAKAIWKTLQTAHEGTTQVRKSKIVYLNRQYELFRMAEGETIQEIHNRFTAIINEIYSLGEIIFNGKTVRKLLSVLPETWKSKVEAITEARDLD comes from the coding sequence atgGTGGAAGAATCGCATGATGGAACCATTCAAGTATTAAAGGATAGGAAAGAATGGAATGTTGAAGATAAACTTGCAATTCAGAACAATGCTAAAGCAAAAAAGATCTTGATTTGTGGAATAGGTCCAGATGAATACAATCGAATATCATCAtgtcaagatgcaaaagcaATATGGAAAACTTTGCAAACTGCGCATGAAGGAACAACTCAGGTAAGGAAGTCTAAAATAGTTTACTTGAACAGACAATACGAACTGTTTCGAATGGCAGAAGGTGAAACAATCCAAGAGATCCACAACAGGTTCACTGCTATCATTAATGAAATCTACTCACTAGGTGAAATAATTTTCAATGGGAAGACAGTCAGAAAACTTTTGAGTGTTCTTCCAGAAACATGGAAAAGCAAAGTAGAAGCCATTACTGAAGCACGTGATCTAGATTAA